In Janthinobacterium sp. J1-1, a single genomic region encodes these proteins:
- a CDS encoding ABC transporter permease: MSQTIADIKPAAGTARKAPPGGVQRFVLRHPMELILLLMYVLLSLTATGFMSMDNQLNVLRNVAVTGIIAFGMTLVIISGEIDLSVASLVAAAGCLCAWIIKQITPLDVIEPSVAIVAAGVVVTMGFGLLVGFITGKLRQHIGVPTFITTLAMMAMLVGFSNLITDGTPIESFPDWFGQLGSGRWLGIPVPVYIFAAIFAAMHVVSRYTTFGREVYAAGGNLEAARLSGIDVWRTKTVCLMLTSLFAAIGGIIYASLINSGNSTVAKGLELEVISAVIIGGVSLLGGRGAIWGTFIGVMFMGVLLNGMTLWGFNPFWQDVVRGALILLAVLLNQLVDRERH, translated from the coding sequence ATGAGCCAGACAATTGCCGATATAAAACCCGCCGCCGGCACGGCGCGCAAGGCGCCGCCAGGAGGCGTGCAGCGCTTCGTGCTGCGCCACCCGATGGAACTGATCCTGCTGCTGATGTACGTGCTGCTGAGCTTGACCGCCACCGGCTTCATGTCGATGGACAACCAGCTCAATGTGCTGCGCAATGTGGCTGTCACCGGCATTATCGCCTTCGGCATGACCCTGGTCATTATCAGCGGCGAGATCGACCTGTCGGTCGCCTCGCTGGTGGCCGCCGCCGGCTGCCTGTGCGCCTGGATCATCAAGCAGATCACGCCGCTGGACGTGATCGAACCGTCGGTGGCCATTGTCGCCGCCGGCGTCGTGGTGACCATGGGCTTTGGCCTCTTGGTCGGCTTTATTACCGGCAAGCTGCGCCAGCATATCGGCGTGCCGACCTTTATCACGACCCTGGCCATGATGGCCATGCTGGTGGGCTTTTCCAACCTGATCACGGACGGCACGCCGATCGAATCGTTCCCCGACTGGTTCGGCCAGCTGGGCAGCGGCCGCTGGCTGGGCATCCCGGTCCCCGTGTATATCTTCGCGGCCATCTTTGCCGCCATGCATGTGGTGTCGCGCTATACCACCTTCGGGCGCGAAGTGTATGCGGCCGGCGGCAACCTGGAAGCGGCGCGCCTGTCCGGCATCGACGTGTGGCGCACCAAGACCGTGTGCCTGATGCTGACTTCGCTGTTCGCGGCCATCGGCGGCATCATCTATGCCTCGCTGATCAACAGCGGCAATTCCACCGTCGCCAAGGGGCTGGAGCTGGAAGTCATTTCGGCCGTCATTATCGGCGGCGTCAGCCTGCTGGGCGGGCGCGGCGCCATCTGGGGCACGTTTATCGGCGTGATGTTCATGGGCGTGCTGCTCAACGGCATGACCTTATGGGGCTTCAACCCCTTCTGGCAGGACGTGGTGCGCGGTGCGCTGATCCTGCTGGCCGTGCTGCTGAACCAGCTGGTCGACCGCGAACGCCATTGA
- a CDS encoding sugar ABC transporter ATP-binding protein, with protein sequence MNRSDTVTLAFGALRKEYGKNCAVRDLTHTLGGGRIHALIGKNGSGKSTLIKMIAGATRPTSGTITLDGEVLDFHAPQEALRRGIVTVHQELSLIPELTVAENIFLGRMPKVGGFIRWSLLFEQARTLLDEMGATEIDEHAIAGSLSVGRQQVVEIAKAMSFSPRVLQLDEPTSALANDEIAHLFALLRRLRDKGVLMIYVSHRLAELHEIADDILVLRDGEFIGAIDTCDATPEAVVDMMFGTVEEFAPRAARPASSEVVLEVRDLCIKGLLDKISFKLHKGEVLGIAGMLGSGRTELLRGIFGADRITSGQILVGGQPVKEPSPRRMRDLGVGYTSEDRKAKGLVQPLSCHANLCLAGLQRMGRRGWTSLLREQSHVAKQISDLRIKLGHPLLPVSSLSGGNQQKIVVGNWLNIEPRVIMFDEPSRGVDLHAKQQIFQTLWQLSNEGLAAIVVSTELEELPAVCDRILVLKNGRLAGEYGPEIGARALYAACMVAQLEEIQ encoded by the coding sequence ATGAACCGAAGTGACACAGTCACGCTGGCTTTTGGCGCGCTGCGCAAGGAGTACGGCAAGAACTGCGCGGTACGCGACCTGACCCATACGCTGGGTGGCGGCCGCATCCACGCGCTGATCGGCAAGAACGGCTCGGGCAAGAGCACCCTGATCAAGATGATCGCCGGCGCCACCCGGCCGACGTCCGGCACCATCACTCTCGATGGCGAGGTGCTGGATTTCCATGCGCCGCAGGAAGCCTTGCGGCGCGGCATCGTCACCGTGCACCAGGAACTGAGCCTGATCCCGGAACTGACGGTGGCCGAGAATATTTTCCTCGGGCGCATGCCCAAGGTGGGCGGCTTTATCCGCTGGAGCCTGCTCTTCGAACAGGCGCGCACCCTGCTCGACGAGATGGGCGCCACCGAGATCGACGAACACGCGATTGCCGGCAGCCTGTCCGTGGGGCGCCAGCAAGTGGTGGAAATCGCCAAGGCCATGTCGTTTTCGCCGCGCGTGCTGCAGCTCGACGAGCCGACCTCGGCCTTGGCCAACGATGAAATCGCCCATCTGTTCGCCCTGCTGCGCCGCCTGCGCGACAAGGGCGTGCTGATGATCTATGTGTCGCACCGCCTGGCCGAGCTGCACGAGATTGCCGACGATATCCTGGTGCTGCGCGATGGCGAGTTTATCGGCGCCATCGACACCTGCGACGCGACGCCGGAAGCAGTGGTCGACATGATGTTCGGCACGGTCGAGGAGTTCGCCCCGCGCGCCGCGCGCCCGGCCAGCAGCGAAGTGGTGCTGGAAGTGCGCGACCTGTGCATCAAGGGCCTGCTCGACAAGATCTCGTTCAAGCTGCACAAGGGCGAAGTGCTGGGCATCGCCGGCATGCTGGGCTCGGGCCGCACGGAGCTGCTGCGCGGCATCTTCGGCGCCGACCGCATCACTTCGGGCCAGATCCTGGTCGGCGGCCAGCCGGTGAAGGAGCCCAGCCCGCGCCGCATGCGCGACCTGGGCGTGGGCTATACCTCGGAAGACCGCAAGGCCAAGGGCCTGGTGCAGCCGTTGTCCTGCCACGCCAACCTGTGCCTGGCCGGCCTGCAGCGCATGGGCCGGCGCGGCTGGACGTCCCTGCTGCGCGAGCAGTCGCATGTGGCAAAGCAGATCAGCGACCTGCGCATCAAGCTGGGCCACCCGCTGCTGCCCGTGTCGTCGCTGTCCGGCGGCAACCAGCAAAAAATCGTGGTGGGCAACTGGCTCAATATCGAGCCGCGCGTGATCATGTTTGACGAGCCCAGCCGTGGTGTCGACCTGCATGCCAAGCAGCAGATCTTCCAGACGCTGTGGCAATTGTCGAACGAGGGCCTGGCCGCCATCGTCGTCTCGACCGAACTGGAAGAGCTGCCGGCCGTCTGCGACCGCATCCTGGTATTGAAGAACGGCCGCCTGGCCGGAGAATATGGACCCGAAATCGGCGCCAGGGCGCTGTATGCAGCCTGCATGGTTGCCCAGCTTGAGGAAATACAATGA
- a CDS encoding substrate-binding domain-containing protein, with protein sequence MHFAKKIMVAAVTACTVIGAGLAPAQAADKPVIAGIVFQQDIYMKTVLAGMRAAAKAGNATLLEANTDNKIEKEAQTIDTFVARGVNAIVITALHPSNSLPAIERARAKGITVITVGTGIDKAGVVQGHVKSSDRDIGLSTGAAAATFINDKLGGKANVAVLAFKSLLPGQSGDRTGGFLDNVKKGTQVAVVAEQDAWLPEKAVAVAGDILTANPNINVIYAANEGGTVGAMQAVRNAGKAGKVFVFGTDSSEQLGRGLLAADNVLQATTAQQPFVVGEKGVQDALAVLGGKTVPAEQIVPVKLLSRGDKPAVEAFIKELRRMN encoded by the coding sequence ATGCATTTCGCTAAAAAAATCATGGTGGCAGCCGTCACCGCCTGCACCGTCATCGGCGCCGGACTGGCGCCCGCGCAGGCGGCCGACAAGCCGGTCATCGCCGGCATCGTGTTCCAGCAGGATATCTACATGAAGACCGTGCTGGCCGGCATGCGCGCGGCCGCCAAGGCCGGCAATGCGACCTTGCTCGAAGCCAATACCGACAACAAGATCGAAAAAGAGGCGCAGACCATCGACACCTTCGTCGCGCGCGGCGTGAACGCCATCGTCATCACGGCCCTGCATCCGAGCAACTCGCTGCCGGCCATCGAGCGGGCGCGCGCCAAGGGCATTACCGTCATCACGGTCGGTACCGGCATCGACAAGGCCGGCGTGGTGCAGGGCCATGTGAAGTCCAGCGACCGCGATATCGGCCTGTCGACCGGTGCGGCGGCGGCCACCTTCATCAACGACAAGCTGGGCGGCAAGGCGAACGTGGCCGTGCTGGCCTTCAAGTCGCTGCTGCCGGGCCAGAGCGGCGACCGCACGGGCGGCTTCCTCGACAATGTCAAAAAGGGCACGCAAGTGGCGGTGGTGGCCGAGCAGGATGCCTGGCTGCCGGAAAAAGCGGTGGCGGTGGCCGGCGATATCCTGACGGCGAACCCGAATATCAACGTCATCTATGCGGCCAATGAAGGCGGCACGGTGGGCGCCATGCAGGCGGTGCGCAATGCGGGCAAGGCCGGCAAGGTGTTTGTGTTCGGCACCGACAGCTCCGAGCAATTGGGACGCGGCCTGCTGGCGGCCGACAATGTGCTGCAAGCCACCACCGCGCAGCAGCCCTTCGTGGTCGGCGAAAAAGGCGTGCAGGATGCGCTGGCCGTATTGGGTGGCAAAACCGTGCCGGCCGAACAGATCGTGCCCGTCAAGCTGCTGTCGCGCGGCGACAAGCCGGCCGTCGAAGCCTTCATCAAGGAGCTGCGCCGCATGAACTGA
- a CDS encoding SDR family oxidoreductase, whose product MNSPQQYVQELAGKVALVVGGSSGIGLHAAVLLAQRGARVAILADRGVDEAVAFAATHDVQLLGISGDAATGSVVKAAVEQTVATLGGLHITVHTVAIHPYGSATETSEETWDRVMAVNLKSVFLLAHYAVPHMVAQRDGAIVNVSSVQGTACQHDVAAYATSKAAILGFTRTLANDYAASGIRANTVSPGSIRTPLLDLSFEKFGAGASKEQVFAQWGEGIPIGRIGEPNEVAEMIAFAASPRASYCTGSEFVVDGGLLVQLG is encoded by the coding sequence ATGAATTCACCGCAACAATATGTCCAGGAACTGGCCGGCAAGGTGGCGCTGGTGGTAGGCGGCTCCAGCGGCATCGGCCTGCATGCGGCCGTGCTGCTGGCGCAACGGGGCGCCAGGGTCGCCATCCTGGCCGACCGTGGCGTGGACGAGGCCGTGGCGTTTGCCGCCACGCACGACGTGCAACTGCTGGGTATTTCTGGCGACGCGGCCACCGGCAGCGTCGTCAAGGCGGCCGTCGAGCAGACCGTGGCCACCCTGGGCGGTCTGCATATCACCGTGCACACGGTCGCCATCCACCCCTATGGTTCCGCCACCGAGACGTCCGAGGAAACCTGGGACCGCGTGATGGCCGTGAACCTGAAAAGCGTGTTCCTGCTGGCGCATTACGCCGTGCCGCATATGGTGGCGCAGCGCGACGGCGCCATCGTCAACGTGTCTTCCGTGCAAGGCACGGCTTGCCAGCACGACGTGGCGGCCTATGCCACCAGCAAGGCCGCCATCCTCGGCTTTACGCGCACCCTGGCCAACGATTATGCGGCCAGCGGCATCCGCGCCAATACCGTCAGCCCCGGTTCGATCCGCACGCCGCTGCTCGACCTGTCGTTCGAGAAATTCGGCGCCGGCGCCAGCAAGGAGCAGGTCTTCGCGCAATGGGGCGAGGGCATACCGATCGGCCGCATCGGCGAACCGAACGAGGTGGCCGAGATGATCGCCTTTGCCGCCAGCCCGCGCGCCAGCTATTGCACCGGCAGCGAGTTCGTCGTCGATGGCGGGTTGCTGGTGCAACTCGGTTGA
- a CDS encoding polysaccharide deacetylase family protein, which produces MTSKPIKIAATVVVALAAGAGIYTFSRPATTARPPAAADVAAQKASADAALVAAQLRELLANFRKIIVLLADEDSQPEGARDEARKVGQALFHENQERTAKLDTMLDQLMAPGNPGRFDAIDGLLTYIESDPGLFDADRLAFRELLQSLLADVAKDGSLPAIKLHKRISEDLDALAEIERNYEKEIRQIFGNMGQRAIELKRERWDDYVAQLKKLYQREQILKENGIVEPYTTPPAGSIPEPKPVVKKEDAEIFGLNLPKKTIVLTFDDGPHRRYTEEISAILKQYGVPAVFFNVGRNLGSLDAAGNAKLNAGAEVSRKLMKEGYAVGNHSFSHAQLSKETGDKLKGEILGTDTLLKAISPERAALFRFPYGARNSEGMAALADAHLKSVMWNIDSLDWADPVPSSITNRVLASVDKAGRGIILFHDIHERTVKALPAILDRLVAEGYQFAGWDGTTFKSAKGEAPAPEKVAIQAGYANSWAVVIGIDDYAKWPKLQYAVRDAQSVRETLIEKFGFAPERVVTLKNAEATRNNILAAFHDKLAHGGVQKNDRIFVFFAGHGATRKLSSGRDLGYIVPADSDPAQFATDAIPMTEIQNIAESLTAKHALFVMDACYSGLGLTRGAGNSSFLRDNAKRIGRQMLTAGGGDQLVADGGPNGHSVFTWTLLQGLAGKADLNGDGLITATELAAYVAPAVSSVSNQTPAFGSLPGSEGGDFVFELPGETEFLSPNTTQLSTEAIAMNSKLDAKPAAASVTVKDLQGGEQKIVTPGAVPSTTRQLAQRANDRGLQHYKEKQYDLAEAQFTEALKLRPDFALAANNLGFVFYKQEKYREAARWFENTVKMDPSRAIAYLNLGDAYFRAGEGAKAKLAYKTYLELAPTAVTAPAVRQKMDKL; this is translated from the coding sequence GTGACTTCCAAACCGATCAAGATTGCCGCCACCGTCGTCGTGGCCCTGGCCGCAGGCGCCGGCATCTATACTTTCAGCCGTCCCGCCACCACCGCCCGGCCGCCCGCCGCAGCTGATGTGGCAGCGCAGAAAGCCAGCGCCGACGCGGCGCTGGTGGCCGCGCAGCTGCGCGAACTGCTGGCCAATTTCCGCAAGATCATCGTGCTGCTGGCGGACGAAGACAGCCAGCCCGAAGGTGCGCGCGACGAAGCGAGAAAGGTGGGCCAGGCGCTGTTCCACGAGAACCAGGAACGCACGGCGAAGCTGGATACGATGCTGGACCAGCTGATGGCGCCCGGCAATCCCGGCCGTTTCGACGCCATCGACGGCTTGCTGACGTATATCGAATCGGACCCCGGCCTGTTTGACGCCGACCGCCTGGCCTTCCGCGAGCTGTTGCAGAGCCTGCTGGCCGATGTAGCGAAAGATGGTTCCTTGCCGGCGATCAAGCTGCACAAGCGCATTTCCGAAGACCTCGATGCGCTGGCCGAAATCGAGCGCAATTACGAAAAGGAAATCCGCCAGATCTTCGGCAACATGGGCCAGCGCGCCATCGAACTGAAACGCGAACGCTGGGACGACTATGTGGCCCAGCTGAAAAAACTGTACCAGCGCGAACAGATCCTCAAGGAAAACGGCATCGTCGAGCCCTACACCACGCCGCCGGCCGGCTCCATCCCGGAACCGAAGCCGGTGGTGAAAAAAGAGGACGCGGAAATTTTTGGTTTGAATTTGCCGAAAAAAACCATCGTGCTGACGTTTGACGACGGCCCGCACCGCCGCTATACGGAAGAAATCAGCGCGATCCTGAAGCAATATGGCGTGCCGGCCGTGTTCTTCAATGTGGGCCGCAACCTGGGCAGCCTGGACGCCGCAGGTAACGCGAAACTGAATGCGGGCGCGGAAGTGAGCCGCAAGCTGATGAAAGAGGGCTATGCGGTGGGCAACCACAGTTTCAGCCACGCCCAACTGTCCAAGGAGACCGGCGACAAGCTGAAAGGCGAAATCCTCGGCACCGACACCCTGTTGAAAGCGATCAGCCCCGAGCGCGCCGCGCTGTTCCGTTTTCCGTATGGCGCGCGCAACAGCGAAGGCATGGCCGCGCTGGCCGACGCCCACCTGAAATCGGTGATGTGGAATATCGACTCGCTGGACTGGGCCGACCCGGTGCCCAGTTCCATCACCAACCGCGTGCTGGCCTCGGTCGACAAGGCCGGGCGCGGCATTATCCTGTTCCACGACATCCACGAGCGCACCGTCAAAGCCTTGCCCGCCATTCTCGACCGCCTGGTGGCCGAAGGCTATCAGTTCGCCGGCTGGGACGGCACCACCTTCAAGTCCGCCAAGGGCGAGGCGCCGGCGCCCGAAAAGGTTGCCATCCAGGCCGGCTACGCCAATTCCTGGGCGGTGGTGATCGGCATCGACGACTACGCCAAATGGCCCAAGCTGCAATATGCGGTGCGCGACGCGCAAAGCGTGCGCGAAACCCTGATCGAGAAATTCGGCTTTGCGCCCGAGCGCGTGGTGACCCTCAAAAACGCGGAGGCGACGCGCAACAATATCCTGGCCGCCTTCCACGACAAGCTGGCCCATGGCGGCGTGCAGAAGAACGACCGCATCTTTGTGTTCTTTGCCGGCCATGGCGCCACCCGCAAGCTCAGTTCCGGGCGCGACCTCGGCTATATCGTGCCGGCGGATTCCGACCCGGCCCAGTTCGCCACGGACGCGATCCCGATGACGGAAATCCAGAATATCGCCGAAAGCCTGACGGCCAAGCATGCGCTGTTCGTGATGGACGCCTGCTACAGCGGCCTGGGCCTGACGCGCGGCGCCGGCAACAGTTCCTTCCTGCGCGATAACGCCAAGCGCATCGGCCGGCAGATGCTGACGGCCGGCGGCGGCGACCAGCTGGTGGCCGATGGCGGCCCCAACGGTCACTCGGTCTTTACCTGGACCTTGCTGCAGGGCCTGGCCGGCAAGGCCGACCTGAACGGCGATGGCCTGATCACGGCCACCGAGCTGGCCGCCTATGTGGCGCCGGCCGTCTCCAGCGTGTCGAACCAGACGCCGGCCTTTGGCAGCCTGCCGGGGTCCGAAGGGGGCGACTTCGTGTTCGAGCTGCCGGGCGAGACGGAATTCCTCAGCCCCAACACGACGCAGCTGTCGACCGAGGCGATCGCCATGAACAGCAAGCTCGACGCCAAGCCGGCGGCGGCCAGCGTGACGGTCAAGGACTTGCAGGGCGGCGAACAGAAGATCGTCACGCCGGGCGCCGTGCCCAGCACCACGCGCCAGCTGGCCCAGCGCGCCAACGACCGTGGCTTGCAGCATTACAAGGAAAAGCAGTACGATCTGGCCGAAGCGCAATTCACGGAAGCGCTGAAACTGCGGCCCGACTTCGCGCTGGCGGCCAACAACCTGGGCTTTGTGTTCTACAAGCAGGAAAAATACCGCGAAGCGGCGCGCTGGTTTGAGAATACGGTGAAAATGGATCCCTCGCGGGCGATCGCCTACCTGAACCTGGGCGACGCGTATTTCCGCGCGGGCGAGGGCGCCAAGGCCAAGCTGGCCTATAAAACCTATCTGGAACTGGCGCCGACGGCGGTCACGGCGCCAGCCGTGCGGCAGAAGATGGACAAGCTGTAG
- a CDS encoding FAD-dependent oxidoreductase codes for MTPAFQPYPHVPKVYPPGKSAGAGTEHTPVLIVGGGPVGLATALGLARHGVRSVLVEADDGVCTGSRAICISRRSLEIIERLGALDGFLAKGLPWAGGRSFYRDQEVLHFSMPQDANQKLPPMVNLAQYHIEQFLLEAAERQPELIDIRWQTRVTHVEQHATGASVTLATPDETYHMTADWLVAADGGRSAVREALGLKLQGTSYEGRYVIVDIHLKSERPTERLAYFDPPSNPGSTVLVHKQPDDIWRIDYQLRDDEDAQAAVLLDNVAPRVDSLLAMMGETAPWHPVWITIYKANALTLEKYRHGRVLFAGDAAHLVPIFGVRGANSGIDDADNLAWKLAYVVQGKSGEALLDSYSDERVFAAHENLRHGTKSTEFMAPPTFAFELMRTAVLGLAGKHDHVRSLINPRQTSAIAYAQSPLNVADTDEFLAGPAPGTVLPECPLALQGHDRWAARHMTDLVNLGQGRFTGLYFSDDAVVPAELVPAELLALTRSLPLHVEAVRLSPQLAGLFGARHGSFYLLRPDGHVLGRWHEVTAVQVRQALATILTKEAA; via the coding sequence ATGACACCCGCATTTCAACCGTATCCCCATGTGCCCAAGGTGTATCCACCCGGCAAGAGCGCCGGCGCAGGCACCGAACACACGCCGGTATTGATTGTCGGCGGCGGCCCGGTGGGCCTGGCCACGGCGCTGGGGCTGGCCCGCCACGGCGTGCGCTCGGTGCTGGTCGAGGCCGACGATGGCGTGTGCACCGGCAGCCGCGCCATCTGCATTTCGCGGCGCAGCCTGGAAATCATCGAACGCCTGGGCGCGCTCGACGGTTTCCTGGCAAAAGGCCTGCCGTGGGCCGGCGGGCGCAGTTTTTACCGCGACCAGGAAGTGCTGCATTTCAGCATGCCGCAGGACGCCAACCAGAAGCTGCCGCCGATGGTCAACCTGGCGCAATACCATATCGAACAGTTTTTGCTCGAAGCGGCCGAGCGGCAGCCGGAACTGATCGATATACGCTGGCAGACCCGCGTGACACACGTCGAACAGCATGCGACCGGCGCCAGCGTGACCCTGGCCACGCCGGATGAGACATACCATATGACCGCCGACTGGCTGGTGGCCGCCGATGGCGGGCGCAGCGCGGTGCGCGAGGCGCTGGGCCTCAAATTGCAGGGCACCAGCTACGAAGGGCGCTATGTGATTGTCGATATCCACCTGAAAAGCGAGCGCCCGACCGAGCGCCTGGCGTATTTCGATCCGCCGTCCAATCCGGGCTCGACCGTGCTGGTGCACAAGCAGCCTGACGATATCTGGCGCATCGACTACCAGCTGCGCGACGACGAGGACGCGCAGGCGGCCGTGCTGCTGGACAATGTGGCGCCGCGAGTCGACAGCCTGCTGGCCATGATGGGCGAGACCGCGCCCTGGCACCCGGTCTGGATCACCATCTACAAGGCCAACGCCTTGACGCTTGAGAAATACCGCCATGGCAGGGTGCTGTTCGCCGGCGATGCGGCCCATCTGGTGCCGATCTTCGGCGTGCGGGGCGCGAACTCGGGCATCGACGACGCCGACAACCTGGCCTGGAAACTGGCCTATGTGGTGCAAGGGAAATCAGGCGAGGCCTTGCTGGACAGCTATTCCGACGAGCGCGTGTTTGCCGCCCATGAAAACCTGCGCCACGGCACGAAAAGCACGGAATTCATGGCGCCGCCCACCTTTGCTTTCGAATTGATGCGCACGGCCGTGCTGGGCCTGGCCGGTAAGCATGACCACGTGCGCTCCCTGATCAACCCGCGCCAGACCAGTGCGATCGCCTACGCGCAGTCGCCCCTGAACGTGGCCGACACGGATGAATTCTTGGCCGGGCCGGCGCCGGGCACGGTGCTGCCCGAGTGTCCGCTGGCGCTGCAGGGGCATGACCGATGGGCGGCGCGGCACATGACCGACCTGGTGAACCTGGGGCAGGGCCGTTTCACAGGACTGTACTTCAGCGACGATGCTGTCGTGCCGGCTGAACTCGTGCCGGCCGAGCTGCTGGCGCTGACAAGGTCGTTGCCGCTGCATGTCGAGGCTGTTCGGCTGTCACCGCAACTGGCCGGGCTGTTTGGCGCGAGGCACGGCAGTTTTTACCTGCTGCGGCCCGACGGCCATGTGCTGGGGCGCTGGCACGAGGTGACGGCGGTGCAAGTGCGCCAGGCGCTGGCAACGATATTGACCAAGGAGGCAGCATGA